The Kitasatospora paranensis genome has a window encoding:
- a CDS encoding DUF5063 domain-containing protein produces the protein MSDHSDTNRTQAPDDFAVQIADSVESFVLAVTEVAKGDEPGSAISLLLLEVSQLLLAGGRLGAIEDVLPEDRFEPDTGPEPDGVELRERLAVLLAPIDVYHEVFDPYGPPEKPSAFRISDDVAGVVAELRHGLVHYREGRVSEALWWWQFSYLSNWGSTCTAVLRALQSLIAHVRLDSPIGAAVDGADTDDDGLTDEQLEQQAGDLMAAELGL, from the coding sequence ATGTCTGACCACAGCGACACCAACCGCACCCAGGCGCCCGACGACTTCGCCGTGCAGATCGCCGACTCGGTGGAGAGCTTCGTGCTCGCCGTGACCGAGGTGGCCAAGGGCGACGAGCCGGGCAGCGCGATCTCGCTGCTGCTGCTGGAGGTCTCGCAGTTGCTGCTGGCGGGCGGGCGCCTCGGTGCGATCGAGGACGTCCTGCCGGAGGACCGTTTCGAGCCCGACACCGGCCCGGAGCCGGACGGCGTGGAGCTGCGCGAGCGGCTCGCCGTGCTGCTCGCGCCGATCGACGTCTACCACGAGGTCTTCGACCCGTACGGGCCGCCGGAGAAGCCGAGTGCCTTCCGGATCTCGGACGATGTCGCCGGGGTGGTCGCGGAGCTGCGGCACGGCCTGGTGCACTACCGCGAGGGCCGGGTCAGCGAGGCGCTGTGGTGGTGGCAGTTCTCGTACCTCTCCAACTGGGGATCGACCTGCACGGCGGTGCTGCGGGCGCTGCAGTCGCTGATCGCGCACGTGCGTCTGGACAGCCCGATCGGTGCGGCGGTGGACGGTGCGGACACCGACGACGACGGGCTCACCGACGAGCAGCTGGAGCAGCAGGCGGGCGATCTGATGGCGGCCGAACTCGGACTGTGA
- the recR gene encoding recombination mediator RecR: MYEGVVQDLIDELGRLPGVGPKSAQRIAFHVLQADPVDVRRLAHALLQVKEKVRFCAVCGNVAESEQCRVCLDPRRDLTVVCVVEEPKDVVAIERTREFRGRYHVLGGAISPIEGVGPEDLRIRELMTRLADGTVTELILATDPNLEEATATYLARLCKPMGLKVTRLASGLPVGGDLEYADEVTLGRAFEGRRLLDV, from the coding sequence TTGTACGAGGGCGTGGTTCAGGACCTGATCGACGAACTGGGCAGGCTGCCCGGCGTCGGGCCCAAGAGCGCGCAGCGGATCGCCTTCCACGTCCTGCAGGCCGACCCGGTCGACGTGCGCCGGCTGGCGCACGCGCTGTTGCAGGTCAAGGAGAAGGTCCGGTTCTGTGCGGTCTGCGGCAACGTCGCGGAGTCCGAGCAGTGCCGGGTCTGCCTGGACCCGCGCCGGGACCTCACGGTGGTCTGCGTGGTCGAGGAGCCGAAGGACGTGGTGGCGATCGAGCGGACGAGGGAGTTCCGCGGTCGGTACCACGTGCTGGGCGGCGCGATCAGCCCGATCGAGGGTGTCGGCCCGGAGGACCTGCGGATCCGCGAGCTGATGACACGGCTCGCCGACGGCACGGTCACCGAGCTGATCCTGGCCACCGACCCCAACCTGGAGGAGGCGACCGCCACCTACCTGGCCCGGCTGTGCAAGCCGATGGGCCTGAAGGTGACCCGGCTGGCGAGCGGTCTGCCCGTCGGCGGGGACTTGGAGTACGCCGACGAGGTCACCCTCGGCCGGGCCTTCGAAGGGAGACGACTGCTCGATGTCTGA
- a CDS encoding YbaB/EbfC family nucleoid-associated protein encodes MQQLLKQAQKMQEELGRAQKELAETKVSGSAGGGLVEATVTGAGELVALTIAPAAVDPEDTETLADLVLAAVRDATGAAQKLQAERMGPLTQGLGGGIPGLPF; translated from the coding sequence ATGCAGCAGCTGCTCAAGCAGGCGCAGAAGATGCAGGAGGAGCTCGGCCGGGCTCAGAAGGAGCTGGCCGAGACCAAGGTGAGCGGTTCGGCGGGCGGTGGCCTGGTCGAGGCGACGGTGACCGGTGCGGGCGAGCTGGTGGCGCTGACCATCGCGCCGGCCGCGGTCGACCCGGAGGACACCGAGACCCTGGCCGATCTGGTGCTGGCCGCCGTCCGCGACGCGACCGGCGCCGCGCAGAAGCTCCAGGCGGAGCGGATGGGCCCGCTGACCCAGGGGCTCGGCGGCGGGATCCCCGGTCTGCCGTTCTGA